Proteins from a single region of Ensifer adhaerens:
- a CDS encoding VOC family protein: MKLAHINLVAREAEALAAFYVNVLKCEPLREPRMLSGEKVGRGNGIENCEIYSIWLKFPALDRPFLEIHEHKVVHDRGQPRVNEPGFGHLSFQMDDIRAVLSEIVQAGGRQIGDITDFGTKDQPYLIAYARDPEGNILELEQA, from the coding sequence ATGAAGCTTGCTCACATCAACTTGGTCGCCCGCGAGGCGGAAGCGCTCGCCGCGTTTTACGTGAACGTCTTGAAATGCGAACCCCTTCGGGAACCCAGGATGTTGTCCGGAGAAAAAGTGGGGAGAGGCAACGGGATTGAGAACTGCGAGATTTACTCGATCTGGCTCAAATTTCCCGCACTCGACCGACCCTTCCTGGAAATTCATGAGCACAAGGTCGTGCATGATCGGGGCCAGCCAAGGGTGAACGAGCCTGGCTTTGGGCACCTGTCATTCCAGATGGACGATATTCGCGCTGTGCTGTCAGAGATCGTTCAGGCAGGTGGGCGCCAGATTGGCGACATCACGGACTTCGGGACGAAGGATCAGCCGTATCTCATTGCTTATGCACGCGACCCCGAGGGGAACATTCTCGAGCTTGAGCAGGCCTGA
- a CDS encoding arylsulfatase yields MLRLGTLFLATLSLTATSGFNANAQETTGELGSPSATTTIDGRYLPNPPAAFGGEINLDAKTSRPYWPPRIVPRKGAPNILLIMTDDAGYGVAGTFGGVIPTPALDRVANAGLRFTQFHSTALCSPSRAALITGRNHHSAGFGVISEQATGYPGYDSIIGIENATIGEILKQNGYATSWFGKNHNTPAFQYSAAGPFDQWPTGMGFDYFYGFMGGDSNQWEPYLFQNTTQIFPWVGKPGYNLITDAADNAIDHIKQLNAAAPDKPFFVYYVPGATHAPHHPTKEWIDKFKGKFDMGWNELREQIFANQKKLGVIPANTQLTEWPDSLPKWDSLDAESKKLFAHQAEVFAAYVAYSDHEIGRVIQAVDDLGKLDNTLVIYIEGDNGTSAEGSALGTPNELITIEGMQMPVAEQMKFYDKWGSNQTYPHMSVAWSWAFDTPFKWTKQVASHFGGTRQGMAMSWPARIKEAGGIRTQFHHMIDIVPTILEATGITAPVMVDGVAQKPIEGVSMVYSWDNAQAPSARKTQYFEMFGNRGIYSDGWYACTTPPAAPWLMGTTAMPDVVDGYKWELYNLTEDYSQNNDLAAKMPEKLHQMQELFLMEAAKYDVFPLDNSILERLATARPSATAGRKEFSYTGVMPGIPTSNAPSVINKSYTITAEVTVPENGGEGMLVTTGGRFGGYGFYLLKGKPVFLYNFVNMERFRWEGQDTLSSGKHTLVFDFKSDGPGMGKGGTGVLTVDGKEVANAKIPHTIPALMPWDETFDVGVDTRTGVEETDYQVPFAFNGEIAKLTVNLQP; encoded by the coding sequence ATGCTAAGACTTGGAACGCTATTTCTTGCCACCTTGAGCTTGACGGCAACTTCTGGTTTCAATGCCAATGCGCAGGAAACCACGGGTGAATTGGGTTCGCCCAGCGCAACAACGACGATCGACGGTCGATATCTGCCGAACCCGCCGGCCGCCTTCGGCGGAGAAATCAATCTCGACGCGAAAACCTCAAGACCCTATTGGCCACCACGGATTGTCCCCCGAAAGGGCGCCCCGAACATCCTTCTGATCATGACCGATGACGCTGGATACGGCGTTGCGGGCACTTTCGGAGGCGTTATCCCCACGCCGGCACTCGACCGAGTTGCAAACGCGGGGTTGCGCTTTACGCAGTTCCATTCCACCGCGCTCTGCTCGCCGTCCCGCGCCGCACTTATCACCGGCCGCAATCACCATTCAGCGGGTTTCGGGGTCATCTCCGAGCAGGCAACCGGCTATCCCGGCTATGACTCGATCATCGGCATAGAGAACGCTACGATCGGCGAGATCCTGAAGCAGAACGGCTACGCCACGTCCTGGTTCGGAAAGAACCACAACACGCCCGCTTTTCAGTACAGCGCCGCTGGCCCGTTCGATCAATGGCCGACGGGGATGGGCTTCGACTATTTCTATGGTTTCATGGGTGGCGATAGCAATCAATGGGAGCCGTACCTGTTCCAGAACACGACCCAGATTTTCCCCTGGGTCGGTAAGCCCGGCTACAATCTCATAACGGACGCGGCCGACAACGCCATTGATCATATAAAGCAGCTAAACGCAGCAGCACCTGACAAGCCGTTCTTCGTTTACTACGTGCCCGGTGCCACTCATGCCCCCCACCATCCGACCAAGGAGTGGATCGACAAGTTCAAGGGCAAGTTTGACATGGGGTGGAACGAGCTGCGTGAACAGATTTTCGCCAATCAGAAAAAACTCGGCGTCATTCCCGCCAACACGCAGCTAACGGAATGGCCAGATAGCCTGCCGAAATGGGATTCGCTTGACGCAGAAAGCAAGAAGCTGTTTGCGCACCAGGCCGAAGTATTTGCCGCCTACGTTGCTTACTCGGACCATGAGATCGGGCGGGTTATCCAGGCCGTCGATGATCTGGGAAAGCTCGATAATACCCTTGTCATCTACATTGAAGGTGACAACGGAACCAGCGCCGAAGGAAGCGCGCTTGGAACCCCAAACGAACTGATCACGATCGAAGGCATGCAGATGCCGGTCGCAGAGCAGATGAAATTCTATGATAAATGGGGCTCCAACCAAACCTATCCGCATATGTCGGTTGCCTGGTCATGGGCGTTTGACACCCCGTTCAAGTGGACGAAGCAGGTTGCCTCACACTTCGGCGGTACGCGCCAGGGCATGGCGATGTCCTGGCCAGCACGGATCAAGGAAGCCGGTGGAATTCGCACTCAGTTCCACCACATGATCGATATCGTACCTACGATCCTCGAAGCAACAGGCATAACGGCCCCGGTGATGGTCGATGGTGTTGCCCAAAAGCCGATCGAAGGCGTCAGCATGGTCTACAGCTGGGACAACGCTCAAGCTCCATCTGCCCGCAAGACCCAATACTTCGAAATGTTCGGCAATCGCGGCATCTACAGCGACGGATGGTATGCCTGCACGACACCGCCCGCAGCGCCGTGGTTGATGGGCACGACAGCGATGCCCGACGTCGTCGACGGCTATAAGTGGGAGCTGTACAATCTCACGGAGGACTATTCCCAGAACAACGACCTTGCCGCAAAAATGCCCGAGAAGCTGCACCAGATGCAGGAATTGTTTCTTATGGAAGCGGCGAAGTACGACGTCTTCCCATTGGACAACTCGATCCTGGAACGTCTTGCCACGGCACGGCCGAGCGCCACCGCCGGACGGAAGGAGTTCAGCTACACCGGCGTGATGCCAGGTATTCCGACAAGCAATGCACCCAGCGTCATCAACAAGTCCTACACGATCACCGCAGAGGTCACCGTTCCTGAAAACGGCGGCGAAGGTATGCTCGTCACCACCGGGGGACGCTTCGGTGGATACGGGTTCTATCTCCTCAAGGGCAAACCCGTATTTCTGTACAACTTCGTCAATATGGAGCGCTTCCGTTGGGAGGGGCAGGACACCCTTTCATCCGGCAAGCACACGCTGGTGTTCGATTTCAAATCTGACGGACCCGGCATGGGCAAGGGCGGCACTGGCGTCCTGACGGTGGACGGCAAGGAAGTCGCGAACGCGAAAATACCACACACGATCCCGGCGCTCATGCCTTGGGATGAGACTTTCGATGTGGGCGTCGATACTCGCACAGGTGTAGAAGAAACTGATTATCAGGTCCCGTTCGCCTTTAACGGTGAAATCGCAAAGCTTACCGTCAATCTGCAGCCGTAG
- a CDS encoding VIT1/CCC1 transporter family protein yields the protein MSDRPRSVLDPIDRLSEIIFGLLMALSFTGTMSTVTGSEGGVNAVLVAALGCNIAWGIVDGVMYVLTTAVERVRRRGFLDALRREPIDRAREMFLESLPDDVGRVSSPKETEALLLRVRALASDPRHRAVTGHDLKAALAIFLLVVTSTLPPSIPFLLIDNVALAMRVSNGIALVMLFVVGARLGQYMGRSPWPMAFAMTAIGAVLVAVTILFGG from the coding sequence TTGAGCGACCGTCCGCGTTCCGTTCTCGATCCGATCGACCGTCTCTCGGAGATCATCTTCGGGCTGCTGATGGCGCTTTCCTTCACGGGAACGATGAGCACCGTCACGGGCAGCGAAGGTGGGGTCAATGCTGTGCTCGTTGCCGCTCTCGGCTGCAACATCGCCTGGGGCATCGTCGATGGCGTCATGTATGTGCTGACGACGGCGGTCGAGAGGGTGCGCCGCCGCGGCTTTCTTGACGCTCTTCGGCGCGAGCCGATCGATCGCGCCCGCGAAATGTTCCTGGAAAGCCTGCCGGACGACGTGGGCCGCGTGTCTTCGCCAAAGGAGACCGAGGCGCTGCTTCTCAGGGTGAGGGCGCTTGCCTCCGATCCCAGGCACAGGGCGGTCACCGGGCATGACCTGAAAGCGGCTCTCGCCATCTTCCTGCTCGTCGTCACCTCGACGCTGCCGCCCAGCATTCCCTTCCTCTTGATCGACAATGTCGCCCTGGCGATGCGCGTCTCCAACGGGATCGCGCTCGTCATGCTCTTCGTCGTCGGCGCGCGCCTTGGGCAATATATGGGCCGCAGCCCCTGGCCTATGGCCTTTGCGATGACCGCGATCGGCGCGGTGCTGGTGGCGGTGACGATCCTGTTTGGCGGTTAG
- a CDS encoding LysR substrate-binding domain-containing protein: MNMMMRHALPLLEMDVLKTFVAIAETGNFTTAAETVYRTPSAVSMQIKKLEEMLGCTLFLRDARSVTLTPKGELLLGYARRLLSLNNETVSRFLLPDMNGVVRVGAPEDVGERILPEVLKRFAESYPNVTIDVSIGMSNAMRKKVDEHRLDIAIFNSLTAGTPRNGEILMQEKLVWAGAKCGNAHLKDPLPVSMWEDGCVWRADAVEKLSRAGRKFRIAFLSAYTTGQRAAVLAGLAIAPLPRYLVQGEMVQLGERDGLPDLGHYNIGLQVITDAPAPVLAVADHVRDAFADLQMQ, from the coding sequence ATGAACATGATGATGCGCCACGCGCTTCCGCTTCTTGAAATGGACGTGCTGAAGACCTTTGTGGCCATTGCAGAGACCGGAAATTTCACCACCGCGGCCGAAACCGTCTACCGCACACCCTCTGCCGTCTCGATGCAGATCAAGAAGCTCGAGGAGATGCTCGGCTGCACGCTCTTCCTGCGCGATGCGCGTTCGGTAACGCTGACGCCGAAGGGGGAGTTGCTGCTTGGCTATGCCCGCCGGCTGCTGTCGCTCAACAACGAAACGGTCTCGCGCTTCCTGCTGCCGGATATGAATGGTGTCGTTCGCGTCGGTGCGCCCGAGGACGTGGGCGAACGCATCCTGCCCGAAGTGCTGAAGCGTTTTGCCGAGTCCTATCCGAACGTGACGATCGACGTTTCGATCGGCATGAGCAACGCCATGCGCAAGAAGGTCGACGAGCACCGGCTCGACATTGCCATCTTCAACAGCCTCACCGCGGGAACCCCGAGAAACGGCGAAATCCTGATGCAGGAGAAGCTGGTCTGGGCCGGCGCCAAGTGTGGCAACGCGCATCTGAAGGACCCGCTGCCGGTATCGATGTGGGAGGATGGCTGCGTCTGGCGTGCCGATGCGGTGGAGAAGCTGTCGCGCGCCGGCCGCAAGTTCCGCATCGCTTTCCTGAGCGCCTATACGACCGGCCAGCGCGCCGCCGTTCTCGCCGGCCTCGCGATCGCGCCGCTGCCGCGTTACCTCGTGCAGGGTGAGATGGTGCAACTCGGCGAACGCGACGGCTTGCCGGATCTCGGCCACTACAATATCGGCCTGCAGGTGATCACGGACGCGCCGGCGCCGGTGCTGGCGGTCGCCGACCACGTGCGTGACGCTTTCGCGGACCTGCAGATGCAATAG
- a CDS encoding GlxA family transcriptional regulator, with the protein MNKPLTKKRSLVFFLVPNFSMLPFSAAIETLRIANRMLGYEAYSWRLASSDGEKVFSSSGIALEVNSSLTDERKFLGGENRPSMVLVCSGIYVEDFNNKSVNAWLREVYNRGVAVGSLCTGAHVLASAGLLTGKRCAIHWENLPGFSESFPQVDVYADLYEIDSNIYTCAGGTASLDMMLNLIDQDFGENLVNRVCEQALTDRVRGPHDRQRLPLRARLGVQNAKVLSIIELMEANLAEPLSLLEIAEGADLSRRQIERLFRQEMGRSPARYYLEIRLDRARHLLIQSSMPVVEVAVACGFVSASHFSKCYRELYNRSPQQERADRKLTLQMAR; encoded by the coding sequence ATGAACAAGCCACTGACCAAAAAGCGTTCTCTCGTCTTCTTCCTGGTGCCGAACTTTTCCATGCTGCCGTTTTCGGCCGCGATCGAAACGCTCCGCATCGCCAACCGCATGCTCGGCTACGAGGCCTACAGTTGGCGCCTCGCTTCGTCGGACGGCGAAAAGGTTTTCTCTTCCAGCGGCATCGCACTCGAGGTCAACTCGTCGCTGACCGACGAACGCAAATTCCTCGGCGGCGAAAACCGTCCGTCGATGGTGCTGGTCTGTTCCGGCATCTATGTCGAGGATTTCAACAACAAGTCGGTCAATGCGTGGCTGCGCGAAGTTTATAACCGCGGCGTCGCCGTCGGCAGCCTCTGTACCGGCGCCCATGTGCTGGCGTCTGCCGGCCTTTTGACGGGCAAGCGCTGCGCCATCCACTGGGAAAACCTGCCGGGCTTCTCCGAAAGCTTCCCGCAGGTCGACGTCTATGCCGACCTCTACGAAATCGACAGCAACATCTACACCTGCGCCGGCGGCACCGCCTCGCTCGACATGATGCTGAACCTGATCGACCAAGATTTTGGCGAGAACCTCGTCAACCGTGTCTGCGAACAGGCGCTGACCGACCGGGTTCGCGGGCCCCATGACCGCCAGCGCCTGCCGCTGCGCGCCCGCCTCGGCGTGCAGAACGCCAAGGTGCTGTCGATCATCGAACTGATGGAGGCCAACCTCGCTGAGCCGCTTTCGCTGCTCGAAATCGCCGAAGGCGCCGATCTGTCGCGCCGCCAGATCGAACGGTTGTTCCGCCAGGAAATGGGCCGGTCGCCCGCCCGCTACTATCTGGAGATCCGTCTCGACCGCGCCCGCCATCTGCTCATCCAGTCGTCGATGCCGGTCGTCGAAGTGGCGGTTGCCTGCGGCTTCGTCTCCGCCTCGCATTTCTCCAAGTGTTATCGCGAACTCTACAACCGCTCGCCGCAGCAGGAGCGCGCCGACCGCAAGCTGACGCTGCAGATGGCGCGGTAA
- a CDS encoding YdeI/OmpD-associated family protein, translating into MAPVEINPANVREFRDFQSFYDWLSAHHQSENEVWIKTHKVNSGLASITPKEAIDVVLCWGWIDGVRKGLNDKSFLQRYSPRGKKSIWSQINVDNVARLIAEGRMTEHGLRQVEAAKADGRWDRAYASGKDMKIPDDLQAAIDAEPAAREMLGKLSAQNRFALAFRTHNMKTEAGRKKKIATFVEMLKRGETIYPQVRK; encoded by the coding sequence ATGGCACCGGTCGAAATCAATCCCGCCAATGTCCGCGAATTCAGGGATTTCCAGAGCTTTTACGACTGGCTCAGCGCCCATCATCAAAGCGAAAACGAAGTCTGGATCAAGACCCACAAGGTAAACTCCGGCCTCGCCTCGATCACGCCGAAGGAGGCGATCGATGTGGTGCTCTGCTGGGGCTGGATCGACGGCGTGCGCAAGGGGCTCAACGACAAGAGCTTCCTGCAGCGTTATTCGCCGCGCGGCAAGAAGAGCATCTGGAGCCAGATCAACGTCGACAACGTCGCACGGCTGATTGCCGAAGGCCGCATGACCGAGCACGGTCTGCGCCAGGTTGAAGCGGCCAAGGCCGACGGACGCTGGGACCGGGCATATGCCAGCGGCAAGGACATGAAGATCCCCGACGACCTGCAGGCCGCGATCGATGCCGAACCCGCGGCCCGCGAAATGCTGGGCAAGCTCAGCGCCCAGAACCGCTTTGCGCTCGCCTTCCGCACCCACAACATGAAGACCGAGGCCGGCCGCAAGAAGAAGATCGCGACCTTCGTCGAGATGCTGAAACGCGGCGAGACGATCTACCCGCAAGTGCGGAAATAG
- a CDS encoding DUF805 domain-containing protein, producing the protein MNSQTFTSFDGRIGRQTWWLAQIVVWIATAAAVFAGAALLALSGVDNYAAGFSLMHLLVFVILIANLYFSFTVNTKRWHDHGRSGWWNLALFVPVVGPLLGLVMLGFLAGEEGNNRFGPPVIRNMAGAVQRFGRAGQ; encoded by the coding sequence ATGAATTCGCAGACGTTTACGAGTTTTGATGGCCGCATCGGGCGCCAGACCTGGTGGTTGGCGCAGATCGTTGTCTGGATTGCGACGGCGGCTGCGGTGTTTGCCGGAGCGGCGCTGTTGGCGCTTTCTGGCGTCGATAACTATGCGGCGGGCTTCAGCCTCATGCATTTGCTTGTTTTCGTCATCCTCATCGCAAACCTCTATTTCAGCTTCACCGTCAACACCAAGCGCTGGCACGACCATGGTCGTTCCGGATGGTGGAACCTTGCGCTTTTCGTTCCGGTCGTCGGGCCGCTGTTGGGCCTCGTCATGCTGGGTTTCCTTGCGGGCGAAGAGGGCAACAACCGGTTCGGCCCACCGGTCATTCGCAATATGGCAGGTGCGGTCCAGCGCTTCGGTCGCGCCGGCCAGTGA
- a CDS encoding VOC family protein has translation MTTVVSNLWFAKEAREAVDFYISLVPNSAITRISTLPAESPSGPPDSVTIIEFMLGNQQFMALEAGPLDPFNHAFSIMIQCDSQEEIDRLWSAILDSGGEPEQCGWIRDRWGLCWQIAPRVLGDMVAHSDRARAKRATEAMLGMIKPDIAALERAFNG, from the coding sequence ATGACGACTGTCGTTTCAAATCTCTGGTTTGCGAAGGAGGCGCGCGAGGCCGTCGACTTCTATATTTCCCTCGTTCCCAACTCGGCAATCACCCGCATCAGCACGCTTCCGGCCGAAAGCCCGAGCGGGCCGCCCGACAGCGTGACGATCATCGAGTTCATGCTTGGCAATCAGCAGTTCATGGCGCTCGAAGCCGGCCCCCTCGATCCGTTCAACCACGCCTTCTCGATCATGATCCAGTGCGACAGCCAGGAGGAGATCGACCGGCTGTGGAGTGCGATCCTCGATAGCGGCGGCGAGCCCGAGCAATGCGGCTGGATCCGGGATCGCTGGGGCCTCTGCTGGCAGATCGCGCCGCGGGTCCTCGGCGACATGGTCGCCCATTCGGATCGCGCGCGCGCCAAGCGCGCGACGGAGGCGATGCTCGGCATGATCAAGCCCGACATAGCTGCACTGGAGCGGGCCTTCAACGGTTAG
- a CDS encoding GGDEF domain-containing protein, translating into MLLVEDSRMFATALKYGLESVHGIRVTHCNSLAALRETLEQAPESFSLAVLDLNLPDAPNCEALEFVLDHQVPAVVFTAAFNDQTREEILGRGVLDCVIKHQPESINLLIGAVDRALTNGKTTVLLADSDAASRNELAGILRRQRISVCEVASAADALQVLDCGEAVDLVVTDLDLTDMTGAALLAEVERRQGDGALPVIGLSDSGDRRAGARFLEAGGTDFIQKPFLEAEFNGRIAQAAGVQKRLQTLQRQAASDYLTDLYNRRHFFLAGPRLVDQCLRRGEPTAIAVLDIDHFKRLNDTYGHEIGDIVLKHVAKRLSVLVGEEHLLARLGGEEFGILFNGCDVRRAFAFCDALRLELAKSRIVADDEELTITVSIGLATIESSESFENYLHAADQFLYMAKHAGRNRVISELALLDALAS; encoded by the coding sequence ATGCTCCTTGTCGAAGATTCCCGGATGTTCGCGACGGCGCTGAAATACGGACTCGAGTCCGTCCACGGCATCCGCGTCACCCATTGCAACTCGCTCGCCGCGCTCCGGGAGACGCTGGAACAGGCGCCGGAAAGCTTCTCGCTCGCCGTGCTCGACCTCAACCTGCCGGATGCGCCCAATTGTGAGGCGCTCGAATTCGTCCTCGACCACCAGGTACCGGCCGTCGTCTTCACCGCGGCCTTCAACGACCAGACGCGCGAAGAAATCCTCGGACGGGGCGTGCTCGATTGCGTCATCAAGCATCAGCCGGAATCGATCAATCTGTTGATCGGCGCCGTCGACCGCGCGCTCACCAATGGCAAGACGACGGTGCTGCTTGCCGATTCCGATGCCGCCTCGCGCAACGAGCTTGCCGGGATCCTCAGAAGGCAGCGGATTTCCGTCTGCGAAGTCGCGTCGGCTGCCGATGCGCTGCAGGTGCTCGACTGCGGCGAGGCGGTCGATCTCGTCGTCACCGATCTCGATCTCACCGACATGACCGGTGCCGCTCTGCTTGCCGAAGTGGAGCGCCGGCAGGGCGACGGCGCACTGCCGGTCATCGGGCTTTCCGACAGCGGCGATCGAAGGGCCGGCGCCCGTTTCCTGGAGGCGGGCGGCACCGATTTCATCCAGAAACCTTTCCTCGAAGCCGAGTTCAACGGCCGCATCGCGCAGGCCGCCGGCGTGCAGAAGCGCCTTCAGACCCTGCAGCGCCAGGCGGCAAGCGACTATCTCACCGATCTCTACAATCGTCGTCACTTCTTCCTCGCCGGTCCGCGCCTGGTGGACCAGTGCCTGAGGCGCGGCGAGCCGACGGCGATCGCCGTGCTCGACATCGATCATTTCAAGCGGCTCAACGACACCTATGGTCACGAGATCGGCGACATCGTGCTGAAACACGTCGCCAAGCGGCTTTCGGTGCTGGTGGGCGAAGAGCACCTGCTTGCCCGGCTCGGCGGCGAGGAATTCGGCATCCTCTTCAACGGCTGCGATGTCCGCCGCGCCTTTGCCTTCTGCGATGCACTGAGGCTCGAACTGGCGAAATCGCGCATCGTCGCCGACGACGAGGAACTGACGATCACCGTCTCGATCGGCCTTGCCACCATCGAAAGCTCCGAGTCCTTCGAGAACTACCTGCACGCCGCAGATCAGTTCCTCTATATGGCCAAACACGCCGGCCGGAACCGGGTGATCTCGGAACTGGCCCTGCTCGACGCGCTGGCCTCGTAA
- a CDS encoding response regulator, with product MSFFGVSGMYYSGESLAEHRIVLAEDSNLFSSMVSKRLKELFDIDVIVCRDYDDLQFAVENATFPASLAISNINLPGAENGEALNYLIDMSVPTVVFTGSFQESTREKILAKEIVDYVIKDSVFAVDMLAESVCRFLTNHKHHVLIVDDSPTARALLTTQLKRYNFRTSSAENGAMALELLKNNPDIGLVITDYNMPDIDGFELTRRIRGSYGPHQLRIIGVSSSTNRLLSARFLKAGGNDFVVRPFVNEEFYCRVNQNLDTLTKIRTLSEKVRVPA from the coding sequence ATGTCGTTTTTTGGCGTTTCCGGAATGTACTATTCCGGCGAATCCCTTGCCGAGCACCGTATCGTGCTTGCCGAGGACTCCAACCTCTTCTCGTCGATGGTTTCGAAGCGGCTGAAAGAGCTGTTCGACATCGATGTCATCGTCTGCCGCGACTATGATGACCTGCAGTTCGCCGTCGAAAACGCGACTTTTCCGGCGTCGCTCGCCATCTCCAACATCAACCTTCCGGGGGCGGAGAACGGTGAGGCGCTCAACTACCTGATCGACATGAGCGTGCCGACCGTCGTGTTTACCGGTTCGTTCCAGGAGTCGACGCGCGAGAAGATCCTCGCCAAGGAGATCGTCGACTACGTGATCAAGGACAGCGTCTTTGCGGTCGACATGCTGGCGGAATCCGTCTGCCGCTTCCTCACCAACCACAAGCACCATGTGTTGATTGTCGACGATAGCCCGACGGCGCGCGCGCTTCTGACGACGCAGCTCAAGCGCTACAACTTCCGCACCAGCTCGGCGGAAAACGGTGCGATGGCGCTCGAACTTCTCAAGAACAATCCCGACATCGGTCTTGTCATCACCGACTACAACATGCCCGATATCGACGGCTTCGAGCTGACGCGGCGTATCCGCGGTTCCTACGGGCCGCATCAGCTGCGTATCATCGGTGTTTCGTCCTCCACCAACCGGCTGCTCTCGGCGCGTTTCCTGAAAGCGGGCGGCAACGACTTTGTTGTTCGCCCCTTCGTCAACGAGGAATTCTACTGCCGCGTCAACCAGAACCTGGACACGTTGACGAAGATCCGCACGCTCAGTGAAAAAGTTAGGGTTCCCGCGTAG
- a CDS encoding cyclic nucleotide-gated ion channel: MSARPFLRISTPVNGLLAALGLAAVAALTTRNIGATARLSLELLLGGLWLFYVVQLADTLVLWQAADRRTPIAELLIDAAAVFVPLAAFLLVDSRDQSLFCGIWLLKPLRESTFFRLLGRVVSRAAPNLIGVTSLFGIVLFGASLIAYLIERDVQPDKFGSVPQAMWWAVVTLSTTGYGDEIPQTLAGRVLAGLVMMSGIGIFALWAGILATGFFEEVRRQDFVRNWQLVAAVPLFQKLGSAAFVEIVRALRPRVVPAGAIICRKGEAGDQMFFIVEGRVAIATSSPTPIELGPGSFFGEMALISGEPRSATVSAATEVSLLSLYSEDFQMLSSSNPEIADVIRKTADERRGVAPRH, translated from the coding sequence ATGTCGGCACGGCCTTTCCTGAGAATATCCACACCGGTCAACGGGCTGCTCGCAGCGCTCGGGCTCGCGGCCGTAGCGGCTCTGACGACACGCAACATCGGCGCGACGGCGAGGCTTTCGCTCGAGCTTCTGCTCGGCGGCCTCTGGCTTTTTTACGTCGTCCAGCTGGCCGACACGCTCGTCCTGTGGCAAGCCGCCGACCGCCGCACGCCGATCGCGGAACTCCTTATCGATGCGGCCGCGGTGTTCGTTCCGCTTGCCGCATTCCTGCTTGTCGATAGCCGCGATCAAAGTCTCTTTTGCGGCATCTGGCTGTTGAAGCCCTTGCGTGAATCGACCTTCTTCCGGCTGCTCGGCCGCGTCGTGTCACGGGCTGCCCCCAATCTCATCGGTGTGACCTCGCTGTTCGGCATCGTCCTCTTCGGTGCCTCGCTGATCGCCTATCTCATCGAGCGCGATGTCCAGCCCGACAAGTTCGGCAGCGTTCCCCAGGCGATGTGGTGGGCAGTGGTGACGCTTTCGACCACCGGCTATGGCGACGAGATCCCGCAGACTTTGGCCGGCCGGGTGCTCGCCGGTCTGGTGATGATGAGCGGCATCGGCATCTTTGCGCTCTGGGCCGGCATTCTTGCCACCGGATTTTTCGAAGAAGTGCGCCGCCAGGATTTCGTGCGCAATTGGCAGCTGGTGGCGGCGGTGCCGCTGTTCCAGAAACTCGGTTCAGCCGCCTTCGTGGAGATCGTGCGGGCGCTCAGGCCCCGGGTGGTTCCAGCCGGCGCCATCATCTGCCGCAAGGGCGAGGCGGGTGACCAGATGTTCTTCATCGTCGAGGGACGCGTCGCCATCGCGACCTCTTCGCCGACCCCCATCGAGCTCGGCCCCGGCAGTTTCTTCGGCGAGATGGCGCTGATTTCAGGCGAGCCGCGCTCGGCGACCGTCAGCGCCGCCACAGAGGTGTCGCTGCTGTCGCTCTACTCGGAGGATTTCCAGATGCTGTCGAGCAGCAATCCGGAGATCGCCGACGTCATTCGCAAGACGGCCGACGAGCGGCGCGGGGTGGCGCCCCGGCATTGA
- a CDS encoding GFA family protein, which yields MTRLSGKCLCGQVEVSVRGEPSRVGICHCMDCRKESGSAFTFYGIWPADRFEHSGETSAFQGRCFCPHCGSRVFSVDEVEAEVKLGILSEAPTSLKPSYELWIKRREPWLRPVEGAEQYQEDRRPAGDASPADMRY from the coding sequence ATGACGCGTCTCTCGGGAAAATGCCTCTGCGGGCAGGTTGAGGTTTCGGTTCGCGGCGAACCAAGTCGCGTCGGAATCTGCCATTGCATGGACTGCCGGAAGGAAAGCGGCTCCGCCTTCACCTTCTATGGCATCTGGCCCGCAGACCGGTTCGAACACAGCGGTGAAACCTCGGCGTTTCAGGGGCGATGCTTCTGCCCGCATTGCGGGTCGCGGGTGTTCTCGGTCGATGAGGTCGAGGCGGAGGTCAAGCTGGGTATTCTCTCGGAAGCGCCGACATCGCTGAAGCCGAGCTACGAGCTCTGGATCAAGCGCCGCGAGCCGTGGCTGAGGCCGGTGGAAGGGGCCGAGCAGTACCAGGAGGATCGACGACCGGCGGGCGATGCGAGCCCGGCCGACATGCGCTATTAG